TGTACAACACATTCCACCCTACAGCCAGAAGATTCCAAAATAAGAATGCTATTGAGCAATGGGCTAAGGAAAATAAATGGATGCAGTTAAGTATCCTGAAAGCTACCTTTTCAACAGTCGAATTTGAAGCCCATTATCTGGATGCTACAATGGAAGTACAGATCCATCACGAAAAATCTACATTTAAACAGCAAGGTAACCTTTGGTATTATGTAGATGGCCGATAAACTTCTGGCTTCAACCCCAAAAAAAAGCTGCTCCGATACATTATGTATTGGAGCAGCTTTTTTTATAAGGTGATTGCTGTATTAAACCAATTCTTCCGTATCTTCTCGATAA
The window above is part of the Sphingobacterium sp. ML3W genome. Proteins encoded here:
- a CDS encoding YchJ family metal-binding protein, yielding MITAAHSCPCGSGSTFGECCIQIHSTHAKATTAEALMRARYSAFVVGNIDFLYNTFHPTARRFQNKNAIEQWAKENKWMQLSILKATFSTVEFEAHYLDATMEVQIHHEKSTFKQQGNLWYYVDGR